From one Streptomyces mobaraensis genomic stretch:
- a CDS encoding MurR/RpiR family transcriptional regulator, protein MTETGAAPEATARLQKLFEGHRLTPTQRRIAHCMVRRAADAPFLSSVELAELAGVSQPSVTRFAVALGFDGYPALRRHLREAVPAAPETAPATENAYQQAVHAEIDNLRHLASLLADPEPVARAGRLLAASRPLPVLGLRAAGAQAAGFTYFARKVHPDVRLLDEGGSLLVDRLDAAVRAGASVLLCFALPRHPREVVEALEYARSTGLTVVTVADSTFAPVARHSDLLLPAAVGTGLVFDTACAPMLLGRVLLEAMCDALPDAQARLEEFDAKAAVRGLFTE, encoded by the coding sequence ATGACGGAGACCGGCGCGGCACCGGAGGCCACCGCACGGCTGCAGAAGCTCTTCGAAGGGCACCGGCTGACGCCCACCCAGCGCCGCATCGCCCACTGCATGGTGCGCCGGGCCGCCGACGCGCCCTTCCTCTCCAGCGTGGAACTGGCCGAACTCGCCGGCGTGAGCCAGCCGTCCGTGACCCGCTTCGCCGTGGCCCTCGGCTTCGACGGCTACCCGGCGCTCCGCCGCCACCTCCGGGAGGCGGTCCCGGCGGCGCCGGAGACGGCACCGGCCACGGAGAACGCGTACCAGCAGGCGGTCCACGCCGAGATCGACAACCTGCGGCACCTCGCCTCGCTGCTCGCCGACCCCGAGCCCGTCGCCCGCGCCGGGCGGTTGCTGGCCGCGTCCCGGCCGCTGCCCGTGCTGGGCCTGCGCGCCGCTGGCGCCCAGGCCGCCGGCTTCACCTACTTCGCCCGCAAGGTGCACCCCGACGTCCGGCTGCTCGACGAGGGCGGCAGCCTCCTCGTCGACCGCCTCGACGCGGCGGTACGGGCCGGCGCGAGCGTCCTGCTGTGCTTCGCGCTGCCCCGCCACCCGCGCGAGGTCGTCGAGGCGCTGGAGTACGCGCGGAGCACGGGCCTCACCGTCGTCACCGTCGCCGACTCCACCTTCGCCCCGGTGGCCCGCCACAGCGACCTCCTGCTGCCCGCCGCTGTGGGCACCGGCCTGGTCTTCGACACCGCCTGCGCGCCGATGCTGCTGGGACGGGTGCTGCTGGAGGCGATGTGCGACGCCCTGCCCGACGCGCAGGCGCGGCTGGAGGAGTTCGACGCGAAGGCGGCGGTGCGGGGGCTTTTCACGGAGTGA
- a CDS encoding type III PLP-dependent enzyme domain-containing protein: MGLKGNGRSEPGPAERRDAAVRAAVARGLVDEGHPVAGLLDVAGIRASAAALRAAFDEVRTGGGQDVLHAFAVKAASLVPVLRLLADEGLGCEAASPGELALARAAGVPPGRIVLDSPAKTPAELCEALALGVAVNVDSRAELARLDALVAAGGPPAAPLGVRVNPQVGGGSIGAMSTATESSKFGVALRDPGARAWLLRAYADRPWLTRLHGHVGSQGCPPELLAEGARIVYELAEEINALAGRQQVDTLDIGGGLPVNFASDEEIPSHHDYARLLAATVPGLFDGRYGLVTEFGRSLTAKHGLVLARVEYAKSAGGRRIAVTHAGAQVATRTVFAPDAWPLRVAAYDARGLPKTGAPVAQDVAGPCCFAGDLVAVDRALPPLETGDHVALLDTGAYYFSTPFGYNALPRPGVYGWVGAGTAGGVRFAPVRAPQTLDELVAESGGAHAAALSGLR; this comes from the coding sequence GTGGGCCTGAAGGGGAACGGTCGGTCGGAGCCCGGCCCGGCGGAGCGGCGGGACGCCGCCGTCCGGGCGGCGGTGGCGCGGGGGCTGGTGGACGAGGGGCACCCGGTGGCCGGGTTGCTGGACGTGGCCGGGATACGGGCGTCGGCGGCGGCCCTGCGCGCGGCGTTCGACGAGGTCCGCACCGGCGGCGGGCAGGACGTGCTGCACGCCTTCGCGGTCAAGGCCGCCTCCCTGGTGCCCGTGCTGCGGCTGCTCGCCGACGAGGGGCTGGGCTGCGAGGCGGCCAGCCCCGGCGAGCTGGCCCTGGCCCGCGCCGCCGGCGTGCCGCCCGGCCGCATCGTCCTCGACTCCCCCGCCAAGACGCCCGCCGAGCTGTGCGAGGCGCTGGCGCTCGGCGTCGCCGTCAACGTCGACAGCCGGGCCGAACTCGCCCGCCTCGACGCCCTGGTGGCGGCCGGCGGGCCGCCCGCCGCCCCGCTGGGCGTCCGGGTCAACCCGCAGGTGGGCGGGGGCAGCATCGGCGCGATGAGCACCGCCACGGAGAGCTCGAAGTTCGGCGTCGCGCTGCGCGACCCGGGCGCCCGCGCCTGGCTGCTGCGGGCGTACGCGGACCGCCCCTGGCTGACCCGGCTGCACGGCCACGTCGGCTCACAGGGCTGCCCTCCGGAGCTGCTCGCGGAGGGCGCGCGGATCGTCTACGAGCTGGCCGAGGAGATCAACGCGCTCGCCGGGCGGCAACAGGTCGACACCCTGGACATCGGCGGCGGCCTCCCCGTCAACTTCGCCTCCGACGAGGAGATCCCGAGCCACCACGACTACGCCCGGCTGCTCGCCGCGACCGTACCGGGGCTGTTCGACGGGCGGTACGGGCTGGTCACCGAGTTCGGCCGGTCGCTGACGGCCAAGCACGGCCTGGTGCTGGCCCGGGTGGAGTACGCCAAGTCGGCCGGGGGCCGCCGGATCGCCGTGACGCACGCGGGCGCCCAGGTGGCGACCCGGACGGTGTTCGCGCCGGACGCCTGGCCGCTGCGGGTGGCCGCGTACGACGCCCGGGGGCTGCCGAAGACGGGCGCGCCGGTCGCCCAGGACGTCGCCGGGCCCTGCTGCTTCGCGGGCGACCTGGTGGCCGTGGACCGGGCACTGCCGCCGCTGGAGACCGGCGACCACGTCGCCCTGCTCGACACCGGCGCGTACTACTTCTCCACCCCCTTCGGCTACAACGCGCTGCCCCGGCCGGGGGTGTACGGGTGGGTCGGTGCGGGGACGGCGGGCGGGGTGCGGTTCGCGCCCGTGCGCGCGCCGCAGACGCTCGACGAGCTCGTCGCCGAGAGCGGGGGCGCGCACGCGGCGGCGCTCAGCGGGCTGCGCTGA
- the hutU gene encoding urocanate hydratase — MSGPRPVRAPRGTELSALGWQQEAALRMLQNNLDPEVAEHPDKLVVYGGTGKAARDWRSFDAMVRTLRTLKQDETMLVQSGRPVGVMQTHEWAPRVLIANSNLVGDWANWEEFRRLEALGLTMYGQMTAGSWIYIGTQGILQGTYETFAAVAAKKFQGTLAGTITLTAGLGGMGGAQPLAVTMNDGVAICIDCDPRAIDRRIEHRYLDVKADSVDHALRLAVEARDARRPLSIGVLGNAAELVPQLLAMGAPIDIVTDQTSAHDPLAYLPTGIAFEDMADAAAKDPAGFTTRARESMAKHVEAMVGFQDAGAEVFDYGNSIRGEAQLAGYDRAFAFPGFVPAYIRPLFCEGKGPFRWAALSGDPADIARTDKAILDLFPENESLARWIKMAGERVHYQGLPARICWLGYGERDRAGERFNDMVASGELSAPVVIGRDHLDCGSVASPYRETEAMLDGSDAIADWPLLNAMVNVASGASWVSLHHGGGVGMGRSLHAGQVTVADGTPLAGEKIRRVLTNDPGMGVIRHVDAGYDIAESVAENRGVRVPMREGEQA; from the coding sequence ATGTCAGGACCGCGACCCGTGCGAGCGCCGCGAGGCACCGAGCTCAGCGCCCTGGGCTGGCAGCAGGAGGCCGCCCTGCGCATGCTCCAGAACAACCTCGACCCCGAGGTCGCCGAGCACCCCGACAAGCTCGTCGTCTACGGCGGCACCGGCAAGGCCGCCCGCGACTGGCGCTCCTTCGACGCCATGGTCCGCACGCTGCGGACCCTCAAGCAGGACGAGACCATGCTCGTCCAGTCGGGCCGCCCGGTCGGCGTGATGCAGACGCACGAGTGGGCGCCGCGCGTCCTGATCGCCAACTCCAACCTGGTCGGCGACTGGGCGAACTGGGAGGAGTTCCGCCGCCTGGAGGCCCTCGGCCTCACCATGTACGGCCAGATGACCGCCGGTTCGTGGATCTACATCGGCACCCAGGGCATCCTCCAGGGCACCTACGAGACCTTCGCCGCCGTCGCCGCCAAGAAGTTCCAGGGCACCCTCGCCGGGACGATCACCCTCACCGCCGGTCTCGGCGGCATGGGCGGCGCCCAGCCGCTCGCCGTCACCATGAACGACGGCGTCGCGATCTGTATCGACTGCGACCCGCGCGCCATCGACCGCCGCATCGAGCACCGCTACCTCGACGTGAAGGCCGACTCCGTCGACCACGCGCTCCGGCTGGCCGTCGAGGCCCGCGACGCCCGCCGCCCGCTGTCCATCGGCGTCCTCGGCAACGCGGCCGAGCTCGTCCCGCAGCTCCTCGCGATGGGCGCGCCCATCGACATCGTCACCGACCAGACCTCCGCCCACGACCCGCTCGCCTACCTGCCGACCGGCATCGCCTTCGAGGACATGGCCGACGCCGCCGCCAAGGACCCGGCCGGCTTCACCACGCGCGCCCGGGAGTCCATGGCGAAGCACGTCGAGGCCATGGTCGGCTTCCAGGACGCCGGCGCCGAGGTCTTCGACTACGGCAACTCCATCCGCGGCGAGGCCCAGCTCGCCGGCTACGACCGGGCGTTCGCCTTCCCCGGCTTCGTCCCCGCCTACATCCGGCCGCTGTTCTGCGAGGGCAAGGGCCCCTTCCGCTGGGCCGCCCTCTCCGGCGACCCCGCCGACATCGCCCGCACCGACAAGGCGATCCTCGACCTCTTCCCCGAGAACGAATCCCTGGCCCGCTGGATCAAGATGGCCGGGGAACGCGTCCACTACCAGGGGCTGCCCGCCCGCATCTGCTGGCTCGGCTACGGCGAGCGCGACCGGGCCGGCGAGCGCTTCAACGACATGGTGGCGAGCGGCGAACTGTCCGCCCCCGTCGTCATCGGCCGCGACCACCTCGACTGCGGCTCCGTCGCCTCGCCCTACCGCGAGACGGAGGCCATGCTCGACGGCTCCGACGCCATCGCCGACTGGCCGCTGCTCAACGCCATGGTCAACGTCGCCTCCGGCGCCTCCTGGGTCTCCCTCCACCACGGCGGCGGCGTCGGAATGGGCCGCTCCCTCCACGCCGGCCAGGTGACGGTCGCCGACGGCACGCCGCTGGCCGGCGAGAAGATTCGCCGGGTGCTGACCAACGACCCGGGGATGGGTGTGATCCGGCACGTCGACGCCGGGTACGACATCGCGGAGTCGGTGGCCGAGAACCGGGGCGTCCGGGTGCCGATGCGCGAGGGTGAGCAGGCGTGA
- a CDS encoding allantoate amidohydrolase produces MWRDLAPIGRNSESGGYRRHAWTGADTDCREWFKAQAETRGLTYEVDRNGNQWAWLGDPTAGDAVVTGSHLDSVPDGGAFDGPLGVVSSFAALDGLRARGAAPTRPLAVVNFGDEEGARFGVACVGSRLAAGTLTPEAAHALRGADGVGLPQAMERAGYDPEAIGPDPERLARVGAFVELHVEQGRALAETPHPVGVASAIWPHGRWRFDFHGEANHAGTTRIEDRRDPMLTYANTVLAARKKARLAGALATFGKVAVEPNGVNAIASLVRGWLDSRAADEATLAEVVAAIEQAAVERGLRDGVDVRVTRESFTPVVEFAHGLRDELAGLLGGVPVLPTGAGHDAGILSAAVPTAMLFVRNPTGVSHSPAETATEDDCLAGVTALTDVLEGLACR; encoded by the coding sequence ATGTGGCGCGACCTCGCCCCCATCGGCCGGAACTCCGAAAGCGGCGGCTACCGCCGCCACGCCTGGACCGGCGCCGACACCGACTGCCGTGAATGGTTCAAGGCACAGGCGGAGACCCGCGGCCTCACCTACGAGGTCGACCGCAACGGCAACCAGTGGGCGTGGCTCGGCGACCCCACCGCCGGCGACGCCGTCGTCACCGGCTCGCACCTCGACTCCGTCCCCGACGGCGGCGCCTTCGACGGCCCCCTCGGCGTCGTGTCGTCCTTCGCCGCCCTCGACGGGCTCCGCGCACGCGGCGCCGCGCCCACCCGCCCCCTCGCCGTCGTCAACTTCGGCGACGAGGAGGGCGCCCGGTTCGGCGTCGCGTGCGTCGGTTCCCGGCTCGCCGCCGGCACGCTGACCCCCGAGGCCGCGCACGCGCTGCGCGGCGCCGACGGCGTCGGCCTGCCGCAGGCGATGGAACGGGCGGGGTACGACCCGGAGGCCATCGGCCCCGACCCCGAACGCCTCGCCCGCGTCGGCGCGTTCGTCGAGCTGCACGTCGAGCAGGGCCGCGCGCTCGCCGAGACGCCGCACCCCGTCGGCGTCGCCTCCGCGATCTGGCCGCACGGCCGCTGGCGGTTCGACTTCCACGGCGAGGCCAACCACGCGGGCACCACGCGCATCGAGGACCGCAGGGACCCGATGCTCACCTACGCCAACACCGTCCTGGCCGCCCGCAAGAAGGCGCGCCTCGCCGGTGCCCTCGCCACCTTCGGCAAGGTCGCCGTCGAACCCAACGGCGTCAACGCCATCGCGTCCCTCGTCCGCGGCTGGCTCGACTCGCGGGCCGCCGACGAGGCCACCCTGGCCGAGGTCGTCGCCGCCATCGAGCAGGCCGCCGTCGAACGCGGCCTCCGCGACGGCGTGGACGTCCGCGTCACCCGCGAGTCGTTCACCCCCGTCGTCGAGTTCGCCCACGGCCTCCGCGACGAGCTCGCCGGACTGCTCGGCGGCGTGCCCGTGCTCCCCACGGGCGCGGGACACGACGCCGGGATCCTCTCCGCCGCCGTCCCCACCGCCATGCTGTTCGTACGCAACCCCACCGGCGTCTCGCACTCGCCGGCCGAGACGGCCACCGAGGACGACTGCCTGGCCGGGGTGACCGCACTCACCGACGTACTGGAGGGCCTCGCGTGCCGGTGA
- a CDS encoding formimidoylglutamate deiminase, whose protein sequence is MPVTTTYWAEHAWLGTHVEPGVAIDADPADGRITAVRTEVTAPPPGAVTLRGLTLPGLANAHSHAFHRALRGAVQIGSGTFWTWRDTMYGVSDKLTPDRYFALARATYAEMALAGVTCVGEFHYLHHAPGGSRYDDPNAMGEALLAAAAEAGIRITLLDTAYLSAGFGEPPNRHQLRFSDGTADAWAERADALKGCGHARIGAAVHSVRAVPADQLATVAAWAADRAAPLHVHLSEQTAENDACRAAHGVTPTRLLADHGVLGPRTTAVHATHLTDEDIALLGGSSTGTCMCPTTERDLADGIGPAAALQRAGSPLSLGSDSHAVIDLLEEARAMELDERLRTRTRGHWTAAALLRAATADGHAALGWSDAGRIEPGALADLTTVALDSVRTAGPHPRLGAETAVFAATNADVRHTVVGGRHVVGDGAHLLVEDVANALADSIAALRS, encoded by the coding sequence GTGCCGGTGACCACCACCTACTGGGCGGAACACGCCTGGCTCGGCACCCACGTCGAGCCCGGCGTGGCCATCGACGCCGACCCGGCCGACGGCCGGATCACGGCCGTGCGCACCGAGGTGACGGCACCCCCGCCCGGGGCGGTGACCCTGCGCGGGCTCACCCTCCCGGGCCTGGCCAACGCCCACAGCCACGCCTTCCACCGGGCCCTGCGGGGCGCCGTCCAGATCGGCTCCGGCACCTTCTGGACCTGGCGCGACACCATGTACGGCGTCTCCGACAAGCTCACCCCCGATCGCTATTTCGCACTCGCCCGCGCCACCTACGCCGAGATGGCCCTCGCCGGTGTCACCTGCGTCGGCGAGTTCCACTACCTCCACCACGCGCCCGGCGGCTCCCGCTACGACGACCCCAACGCCATGGGCGAGGCGCTGCTCGCCGCCGCCGCCGAAGCCGGCATCCGCATCACCCTCCTCGACACCGCCTACCTCTCCGCCGGCTTCGGCGAACCGCCCAACCGGCACCAGCTCCGCTTCTCCGACGGCACGGCCGACGCCTGGGCCGAACGCGCCGACGCCCTCAAGGGGTGCGGGCACGCCCGGATCGGCGCGGCCGTGCACTCCGTGCGCGCGGTGCCCGCCGACCAGCTGGCCACCGTCGCCGCCTGGGCCGCCGACCGCGCGGCCCCGCTGCACGTCCACCTCTCCGAGCAGACCGCCGAGAACGACGCCTGCCGCGCCGCCCACGGCGTCACCCCGACCCGGCTCCTCGCGGACCACGGCGTCCTCGGCCCGCGCACCACGGCCGTGCACGCCACCCACCTCACCGACGAGGACATCGCCCTGCTCGGCGGCTCCTCCACCGGCACCTGCATGTGCCCCACCACCGAACGCGACCTCGCCGACGGCATCGGCCCCGCCGCCGCCCTCCAGCGGGCCGGCTCCCCGCTCTCCCTGGGCAGCGACAGCCACGCCGTCATCGACCTCCTCGAAGAGGCCCGCGCGATGGAGCTCGACGAGCGCCTGCGCACCCGCACCCGGGGCCACTGGACGGCCGCCGCCCTGCTGCGCGCCGCCACCGCCGACGGCCACGCCGCCCTCGGCTGGTCCGACGCCGGCCGCATCGAGCCCGGCGCCCTCGCCGACCTCACGACCGTCGCGCTGGACTCCGTCCGCACGGCAGGCCCGCACCCGCGGCTGGGCGCCGAGACGGCCGTATTCGCGGCGACCAACGCGGACGTACGGCATACCGTCGTCGGCGGACGGCACGTCGTAGGGGACGGTGCCCACCTGCTCGTGGAGGACGTGGCGAACGCCCTGGCCGACTCCATCGCGGCCCTGCGCTCCTGA
- the hutI gene encoding imidazolonepropionase gives MAPNTTAITNIGSLVTNDPSLPGTGPLGVIQDAAVVIDGDRIAWVGPTSKAPATDNAVDAEGRAALPGFVDSHSHLVFAGDRTEEFNARMSGRSYSAGGIRTTVAATRAATDAELEANLRRHLDEALRQGTTTLETKSGYGLSVHDEARALRIAAAHTDEVTYLGAHVVAPEFADDPDGYVALVTGEMLDACAPHARWVDVFCERGAFDGDQARTVLEAGIAKGLHARVHANQLGHGPGVRLAVELGAASADHCTHLTDADVDALASGETVATLLPGAEFSTRAPWPDARRLLDAGVTVALSTDCNPGSSFTSSVPFCVALAVRDMGMTPDEAVWAATAGGAAALRRTDVGRVTPGARADLVLLDAPSHVHLAYRPGVPLVSAVWRGGVREV, from the coding sequence ATGGCCCCCAACACCACGGCGATCACCAACATCGGCAGCCTCGTCACCAACGATCCCTCCCTCCCCGGTACAGGCCCCCTCGGTGTGATCCAGGACGCGGCGGTCGTCATCGACGGCGACCGCATCGCCTGGGTCGGTCCGACAAGCAAAGCACCCGCCACTGACAACGCCGTCGACGCCGAGGGCCGGGCGGCCCTCCCGGGCTTCGTGGACTCCCACTCCCACCTCGTCTTCGCCGGCGACCGGACCGAGGAGTTCAACGCCCGGATGTCCGGCCGGAGCTACAGCGCCGGCGGCATCCGCACCACCGTCGCCGCCACCCGCGCCGCGACCGACGCGGAGCTGGAGGCCAACCTCCGGCGCCACCTCGACGAGGCCCTCCGCCAGGGCACCACCACCCTGGAGACCAAGTCCGGCTACGGCCTCAGCGTCCACGACGAGGCCCGCGCCCTGCGGATCGCCGCCGCCCACACCGACGAGGTCACCTACCTCGGCGCCCACGTCGTCGCCCCCGAGTTCGCCGACGACCCGGACGGCTACGTCGCGCTCGTCACCGGCGAGATGCTCGACGCCTGCGCCCCGCACGCCCGTTGGGTCGACGTCTTCTGCGAGCGCGGCGCGTTCGACGGCGACCAGGCCCGTACGGTCCTGGAGGCGGGGATCGCCAAGGGGCTGCACGCCCGCGTCCACGCCAACCAGCTGGGCCACGGCCCGGGCGTCCGGCTCGCCGTCGAGCTCGGCGCCGCCTCCGCCGACCACTGCACCCACCTCACCGACGCGGACGTCGACGCCCTGGCCTCCGGCGAAACGGTCGCCACCCTGCTGCCCGGCGCGGAGTTCTCGACACGCGCCCCTTGGCCGGACGCGCGCCGGCTCCTCGACGCGGGCGTCACCGTCGCGCTGTCCACGGACTGCAACCCCGGCTCGTCCTTCACTAGTTCGGTGCCGTTCTGCGTCGCCCTGGCCGTGCGCGACATGGGGATGACCCCCGACGAGGCCGTCTGGGCCGCCACCGCGGGCGGCGCCGCGGCCCTGCGCCGCACCGACGTCGGCCGTGTCACCCCCGGCGCCCGCGCCGATCTTGTCCTTCTCGACGCGCCGAGCCATGTCCACCTCGCCTACCGGCCGGGCGTCCCCCTGGTCTCCGCGGTCTGGCGCGGGGGCGTCCGCGAGGTCTGA
- a CDS encoding alpha/beta hydrolase family protein, with protein MGAALTGGAADALGPAAHAATHAPRTPSMDPVPLPAPSGPCPVGTTRLHLVDTRRTDPYAPTRAPRELMVQVWYASGADSVRTTAPYLTGGLLPLVEQRFGLPAGSLSRVRTQSRAGAPVSRALRDAPLILYSPGRQDPAATGTAFAQELASQGCVVVGVNHTHDGPAEFPDGRVVPGNPPTGDPERLRRYSDVRAADLRFVLDVLSGERGPSPAPAVSAAVDFDRVGAFGHSLGGSAAAEALRTDARFSAGAVLDGRLLTDAVRTGLTQPFMLFTEDSTDPGWDAFMAAHRAWGRKVNLLGTRHYGFTDLAPLGVGLELAATWPPERFQRFFGSLDGRRAQAVTSRYVAAFFGLHLRGRPAPELDAPGADLPEVRIAWRREAEG; from the coding sequence GTGGGCGCCGCCCTGACCGGTGGAGCCGCGGACGCCCTGGGCCCGGCGGCGCACGCCGCGACGCACGCGCCCCGCACACCGTCGATGGACCCCGTACCGCTCCCGGCCCCCTCCGGCCCCTGCCCGGTGGGCACCACACGGCTGCACCTCGTGGACACCCGCCGTACGGACCCCTACGCGCCCACACGGGCACCGCGTGAGCTCATGGTGCAGGTCTGGTACGCCTCGGGCGCCGACTCCGTGCGGACGACCGCCCCCTACCTCACCGGCGGCCTCCTGCCTCTGGTGGAGCAGCGCTTCGGCCTGCCGGCGGGCTCGCTTTCCCGGGTGCGCACGCAGTCGCGCGCCGGCGCGCCCGTGAGCCGTGCGCTCCGGGACGCGCCCTTGATCCTCTACAGCCCCGGCCGCCAGGACCCGGCCGCGACGGGCACCGCGTTCGCCCAGGAACTCGCCTCCCAGGGCTGTGTGGTGGTGGGCGTCAACCACACCCACGACGGGCCCGCCGAGTTCCCCGACGGCCGCGTCGTCCCCGGCAACCCGCCGACGGGCGACCCCGAGCGGCTGCGCCGGTACTCCGACGTCCGGGCGGCGGACCTGCGCTTCGTCCTGGACGTGCTGAGCGGCGAGCGGGGCCCGAGCCCGGCGCCCGCGGTCAGCGCCGCCGTCGACTTCGACCGGGTCGGCGCGTTCGGGCACTCGCTGGGCGGCTCGGCCGCCGCGGAGGCGCTGCGCACGGACGCCCGGTTCTCGGCCGGCGCCGTGCTCGACGGCCGGCTGCTGACGGACGCCGTACGCACCGGGCTTACGCAGCCGTTCATGCTCTTCACGGAGGACTCGACGGACCCGGGCTGGGACGCGTTCATGGCGGCCCACCGGGCGTGGGGCCGCAAGGTGAACCTGCTGGGCACCCGGCACTACGGCTTCACCGACCTCGCGCCGCTGGGCGTCGGCCTGGAACTGGCGGCAACCTGGCCGCCGGAGCGGTTCCAGCGGTTCTTCGGCAGCCTGGACGGGCGCCGCGCGCAGGCGGTGACGAGCCGTTACGTGGCGGCCTTCTTCGGGCTGCACCTGCGCGGCCGGCCCGCACCGGAGCTGGACGCGCCGGGGGCGGACCTGCCGGAGGTGCGGATCGCCTGGCGGCGGGAGGCGGAGGGCTGA
- a CDS encoding aspartate/glutamate racemase family protein: MKTIGLLGGMSWESTAEYYRLLNERTRERLGGLHSAKCVLYSVDFAEVERLQVEGRWEEAGDVLAAAAKSLSAAGAELLLICTNTMHKVADRVEAAAGVPLLHIADATAEAVRAAGVRRVGLLGTAFTMEQDFYRDRVAAGGLEVLVPDAEGRATVHRVIYEELCAGIVREESREAYRAIIRELVAAGAEGIILGCTEIELLVGAEDSPVPVFPTARLHAEAAVARALA, encoded by the coding sequence ATGAAGACGATCGGGTTGCTGGGTGGCATGAGCTGGGAGTCCACCGCCGAGTACTACCGGCTGCTGAACGAGCGCACGCGCGAGCGCCTCGGCGGACTCCACTCCGCCAAGTGCGTGCTGTACTCGGTGGACTTCGCGGAGGTCGAGCGGCTCCAGGTGGAGGGCCGCTGGGAGGAGGCGGGCGACGTCCTGGCCGCCGCCGCGAAGTCCCTGTCGGCGGCGGGCGCGGAGCTGCTGCTCATCTGCACCAACACCATGCACAAGGTCGCGGACCGGGTGGAGGCCGCCGCCGGCGTCCCGCTGCTGCACATCGCGGACGCCACCGCCGAGGCCGTGCGCGCGGCCGGCGTGCGCCGCGTCGGCCTGCTCGGCACCGCCTTCACCATGGAGCAGGACTTCTACCGCGACCGGGTCGCGGCGGGCGGCCTGGAGGTCCTGGTGCCGGACGCGGAGGGCCGCGCGACCGTGCACCGGGTGATCTACGAGGAGCTGTGCGCCGGGATCGTCCGCGAGGAGTCCCGCGAGGCGTACCGGGCGATCATCCGCGAGCTCGTCGCGGCGGGGGCGGAGGGCATCATCCTCGGCTGCACGGAGATCGAACTCCTCGTCGGCGCCGAGGACAGCCCGGTGCCGGTCTTCCCGACCGCCCGGCTGCACGCCGAGGCGGCGGTCGCCCGGGCGCTGGCCTAG